One genomic window of Actinoplanes lobatus includes the following:
- a CDS encoding cation-translocating P-type ATPase gives MTTTDAGQRLTGLSSGAAVELLRVHGPNAVARPRPKRLAGRVLHQLTDPLVALLLAAAVVTTVLRDVADTLVILLVVLVNTAIGVVQEVRADRAIAALDRLAAPTARVVRDGSDAVIPAADLVPGDLVHLEAGDIVPADLRLHTAFRLRADESALTGESAPVTHEAGDESHAGTVVVTGRATGLVVRTGPSSALGRIAALVVGTRSGPTPLQRRLGRLSRVLGLTAVILSAVVFVLGLLAGRELVMMAVTAVSLVVAAVPESLPAVVTLALALGASRMAQAQAIPRRLHAVETLGSVTVIASDKTGTLTEGRMAVQAAAVADANFSVAGPGYAPQGRVQRDDQPIEPPASLLELARASLLCNDAALVAPDADHSEWTAVGDPLEAALVAFAGRCGLDVDAERDRHPRTAEHPFDQAQRRMVTAHHGPGGTHLVVCKGAPEAVLREPVVAAAPDTFAALRAVSAELAADGLRVLAVAAADDPAIDVTDPVGLRPLGVVGIGDPLRSGAPDIAATFAAAGVRLILVTGDHPATATAIGDRLGLLGPHDRVVNGDTGAPGDDPEHVRVYARTQPEQKLDIIAALQQRGHVVAMTGDGVNDAPALRQADIGVAMGGGTEVARQAADLVLVDDNLATVAHAIGEGRRIYDNIRRFLRYALSGGAAEIFIMLTGPFLGLAVPLLPAQILWVNLITHGLPGVALGAEPAAADVMRRPPRSPQESVLGDGLLRDILLGGLAITVTVLGSGVVAHSQGRPWQTVVFVVLGLAQLGVAMAVRSRRVRGGPGNPALIAAVVISAVLQIAGVLVPVLRELLGTEALTAAELLACAAVSVLPGIGLRLQRHLRW, from the coding sequence ATGACCACGACGGATGCCGGGCAGCGGCTGACCGGGCTGTCGTCCGGCGCGGCGGTGGAGCTGCTGCGGGTCCACGGGCCCAACGCGGTGGCGCGGCCCCGGCCGAAGCGGCTGGCCGGTCGGGTTCTGCACCAGCTCACCGACCCGCTGGTGGCGTTGCTGCTCGCGGCCGCTGTGGTGACCACGGTGCTGCGGGATGTCGCCGACACCCTGGTGATCCTGCTGGTGGTGCTGGTCAACACCGCAATCGGGGTAGTGCAGGAGGTTCGCGCGGATCGGGCCATCGCGGCCCTGGACCGCCTCGCCGCGCCCACCGCCCGCGTCGTCCGCGACGGCAGTGACGCGGTGATCCCCGCGGCCGATCTCGTGCCCGGTGACCTCGTCCATCTGGAGGCGGGTGACATCGTGCCCGCCGACCTGCGGCTGCACACCGCGTTCCGGCTCAGGGCGGACGAATCCGCGCTTACCGGGGAGTCAGCGCCCGTCACGCACGAGGCCGGCGACGAATCGCACGCCGGCACGGTCGTGGTGACGGGCCGGGCGACAGGGTTGGTCGTGCGGACCGGGCCGTCCAGCGCACTGGGCCGCATCGCCGCGCTCGTCGTCGGCACGCGGTCCGGTCCCACGCCGCTGCAGCGGCGTCTGGGCCGGCTCAGCCGGGTGCTCGGGCTCACCGCTGTAATTCTGTCCGCGGTCGTGTTCGTGCTCGGGCTGCTGGCCGGTCGCGAGCTGGTGATGATGGCGGTCACCGCCGTGAGCCTGGTCGTCGCGGCCGTACCAGAATCGTTGCCCGCCGTGGTGACGCTGGCGCTGGCGTTGGGTGCCAGCCGGATGGCGCAGGCACAGGCCATTCCTCGCCGGTTGCACGCTGTCGAGACCCTCGGCTCGGTGACGGTCATCGCGTCGGACAAGACCGGCACGTTGACCGAGGGCCGGATGGCGGTGCAGGCCGCCGCAGTCGCAGATGCCAACTTCTCCGTCGCGGGACCGGGGTACGCGCCGCAGGGCAGGGTGCAGCGCGACGATCAACCCATCGAGCCGCCCGCGTCGCTGCTTGAGTTGGCCCGCGCGTCGTTGCTGTGCAACGACGCCGCGCTGGTGGCGCCGGACGCCGACCACTCCGAGTGGACTGCCGTCGGCGATCCGCTGGAGGCGGCCCTGGTTGCCTTCGCTGGCCGGTGTGGGCTGGACGTCGATGCCGAACGAGACAGACATCCCCGGACCGCGGAGCATCCTTTCGACCAGGCGCAGCGGCGCATGGTGACCGCGCACCACGGGCCGGGCGGCACGCACCTGGTGGTCTGCAAGGGTGCGCCGGAGGCCGTGCTGCGTGAACCGGTGGTGGCCGCAGCGCCGGACACCTTCGCGGCGCTGCGGGCCGTGTCGGCGGAGCTGGCGGCCGACGGTCTGCGCGTACTGGCGGTAGCCGCCGCGGACGACCCCGCGATCGATGTCACCGACCCGGTTGGGCTGCGCCCGCTGGGCGTGGTCGGGATCGGGGATCCGCTGCGGTCCGGGGCGCCGGACATCGCCGCGACGTTCGCCGCCGCCGGGGTACGGCTGATCCTTGTTACCGGGGATCACCCCGCCACCGCCACCGCCATCGGTGACCGGTTGGGGCTGCTCGGCCCGCACGACCGGGTGGTCAACGGTGACACCGGAGCACCCGGCGACGATCCTGAGCATGTCCGGGTCTACGCCAGGACCCAGCCGGAGCAGAAGCTCGATATCATCGCCGCGCTCCAGCAGCGCGGCCACGTGGTGGCGATGACCGGCGACGGCGTCAACGACGCCCCGGCGTTGCGCCAGGCCGACATCGGCGTTGCCATGGGTGGCGGCACCGAGGTCGCTCGGCAGGCCGCCGATCTGGTCCTGGTGGACGACAACCTGGCCACGGTGGCCCATGCCATCGGGGAAGGCCGCCGGATCTACGACAACATCCGCCGTTTCCTGCGCTACGCGCTCTCCGGGGGTGCCGCCGAGATCTTCATCATGCTCACCGGACCGTTTCTGGGCTTGGCGGTGCCGTTGTTGCCCGCCCAGATCCTGTGGGTCAACCTGATCACCCACGGGTTACCTGGTGTAGCCCTGGGAGCCGAGCCTGCGGCGGCGGACGTGATGCGCCGCCCGCCTCGCTCGCCTCAGGAATCCGTGCTGGGCGACGGGCTGCTCCGCGACATCCTTCTCGGTGGCCTGGCGATCACCGTGACAGTGCTCGGCTCGGGTGTCGTTGCGCATTCGCAGGGACGCCCTTGGCAGACGGTGGTCTTCGTCGTCCTGGGCCTGGCCCAGCTCGGTGTGGCCATGGCCGTGCGCTCGCGGCGGGTCCGCGGCGGGCCCGGGAACCCGGCATTGATCGCGGCCGTGGTGATCTCGGCGGTGCTACAGATCGCCGGCGTGCTCGTGCCGGTGCTGCGGGAACTGCTTGGCACCGAAGCGTTGACCGCGGCGGAACTGCTCGCCTGCGCTGCCGTGTCGGTGTTGCCCGGGATCGGCCTGCGATTGCAGCGTCACCTCCGGTGGTGA
- a CDS encoding DUF1918 domain-containing protein, whose product MPERRNADRNARVGDRLVLKGSHACDCFRVGVITALRHADGTPPYEVHWLDDGHTSLVFPGPEAHVEPPPRRTTAGRR is encoded by the coding sequence CTGCCGGAGCGCCGGAACGCCGACCGGAACGCTCGGGTAGGGGATCGTCTGGTCCTCAAGGGTTCACACGCCTGCGACTGCTTCCGGGTCGGGGTGATCACCGCGCTGCGGCACGCGGACGGTACCCCGCCGTATGAGGTGCACTGGTTGGATGACGGCCACACCTCACTGGTGTTCCCGGGCCCGGAGGCCCACGTCGAGCCGCCGCCGCGGCGGACTACGGCAGGTCGGCGATGA
- a CDS encoding universal stress protein produces MIEISKYHVSREPSAVDSRPKDFADALNGYLAASGRSAPAAVHVPPVAAVSGTVVVGVDDSPTSYMAVDHAAIEAQLHGWELKLLHVQHLRGSRHNTRDAGLRLLERLTSRVSVAAPTVAVSSELATTSPAARLLIGGSNADLLVVGHRHRAVSTALGMSVGDRVAAQHSGLVMIVRMPYWPPGPGFGALPLVVGVDNPASVTPAVAFALTEARLRGCELVMLHAQPNASACERTETIEGVVVHHRTVDSDPSPALIDYSDRAAAIVVGRRGFGLQPVTMLGSVSRAMVQHANCPVFLAS; encoded by the coding sequence ATGATCGAGATCAGCAAGTATCACGTCTCGCGGGAACCCTCAGCCGTCGATTCCCGCCCGAAGGACTTCGCCGATGCCCTTAATGGGTATCTCGCAGCCTCCGGCAGGTCCGCCCCAGCGGCAGTTCACGTCCCCCCGGTAGCCGCAGTCAGCGGCACGGTTGTGGTGGGTGTGGACGATTCGCCGACCAGCTACATGGCGGTGGACCACGCGGCGATCGAAGCCCAACTACACGGCTGGGAGCTCAAATTGCTGCACGTGCAGCATCTCCGTGGGTCGCGGCACAACACCCGGGACGCTGGTCTCCGGCTGCTCGAACGGCTGACGAGCCGGGTCTCCGTTGCCGCGCCGACGGTGGCGGTGAGCAGTGAGCTGGCGACCACATCGCCGGCGGCGCGGCTACTCATCGGAGGCAGCAACGCGGACCTGCTGGTCGTCGGGCACCGGCACCGTGCGGTGAGCACCGCGCTGGGCATGAGCGTCGGCGATCGGGTGGCCGCCCAGCATTCGGGGCTGGTCATGATCGTTCGTATGCCGTACTGGCCGCCAGGTCCCGGGTTCGGGGCGCTGCCGCTCGTGGTGGGCGTGGACAACCCCGCGTCGGTGACACCGGCGGTCGCGTTCGCCCTGACCGAGGCACGCCTGCGCGGCTGCGAACTGGTGATGCTGCATGCCCAGCCCAATGCCTCGGCCTGCGAGCGGACCGAGACCATCGAGGGTGTTGTCGTGCACCACCGGACGGTCGACTCGGATCCGTCGCCCGCGCTGATCGACTACTCGGACCGGGCGGCAGCGATCGTCGTGGGCCGGCGAGGTTTTGGGCTGCAGCCGGTGACGATGCTCGGATCAGTGAGTCGGGCCATGGTCCAGCACGCCAACTGCCCGGTCTTCCTGGCCAGCTGA
- a CDS encoding bifunctional acetate--CoA ligase family protein/GNAT family N-acetyltransferase translates to MHLRPVDPDDAPALSALYGRSSADDLRMRFFAVPAGAALQAEVRRLCRAPTDGHQAIVAELAGRIVGVASYEPCAARRAQFAVFVDDSQRGRGIGTLLLEHLTDTARRCGITHLIGEVLPGNTAMLHVARDLTTGTRAVLHEGLFDVAVPTENETAQPAIADRERHAERASLRPLLRPTAVAVVGAGRTPGSTGHETLRALREYGFTGPLYAVNPHAGTVAGVAAYPSLTTLPGPVDLVVIAVPAPAVASVVADAAVAGAGAAVILSAGFGESDGPGRDRQAELVRVAREHGIRLVGPNCLGVLNTAPDIRLNAGFTPVVPPPGGLAVASQSGAVGIAVIEHAARTRCGLSAFVSLGNKADVSGNDLLAYWFDDPATTAVALYLESFGNPRKFSRLVRALARRKPVLAVKSGRSTAGQRAGASHTAAAAVPDVTVDALFAQAGVVRADSLGELLDTARLLTDQPLPTGDRLAVVGNAGGLNILAADAAEAGNLRVPALSETLRQRLTQVAPGAAGYDNPVDLGAGATPLAFAEAVRAVATSGEADALLLVLIATRANDVPAILTALTPVVDAHPALTVAAVVVGAPGTAPTLGQRRVPVFDLPERAVRALRHAARYAAWRREPLGGWPALSGLDTDAAQACVTEGLAAGGGWQPYERAARILTAYGIPLSPAVTAPDAGTAVAVAERFGYPVALKCADPDLVHKSDTGGVQLALTDAEQVRGAFAGVTAAGRPGHGALVQPMLSGEVELSCGIVHDPLFGSLVMAGLGGVHTDVLGDRVFRLVPLTDLDARRMWRSLRGAPLLTGYRGRPAVDTIAVEDLLLRVGRLAEDLPAVAELDLNPVLAGSTGVVAVDMKLCLRAATGEPDPILRDLRRP, encoded by the coding sequence GTGCATCTGCGTCCGGTTGATCCCGACGATGCACCCGCGTTATCGGCGCTGTACGGGCGATCGTCTGCCGACGACCTACGGATGCGCTTCTTCGCCGTCCCGGCCGGCGCAGCCCTCCAGGCCGAGGTTCGTCGTCTCTGCCGAGCACCCACCGACGGGCATCAGGCTATCGTGGCTGAACTGGCGGGTCGCATCGTCGGCGTCGCCTCGTACGAGCCATGCGCTGCCCGGCGCGCCCAGTTCGCGGTCTTCGTCGACGACTCACAACGTGGCCGCGGTATCGGCACACTGCTGCTGGAACACCTCACCGACACCGCCCGCCGCTGCGGCATCACACATCTGATCGGCGAGGTCCTGCCCGGCAACACCGCCATGCTGCACGTCGCACGTGACCTCACTACCGGCACCCGGGCGGTCCTGCACGAGGGCTTGTTCGACGTCGCGGTACCGACCGAGAACGAGACCGCGCAACCAGCGATCGCTGACCGGGAACGCCACGCCGAACGCGCCTCGCTGCGCCCACTGCTTCGGCCGACCGCAGTGGCCGTCGTCGGCGCCGGCCGCACACCGGGCAGCACCGGCCATGAGACGCTGCGCGCCCTACGCGAGTACGGCTTCACCGGCCCCCTGTACGCGGTCAACCCGCACGCCGGGACAGTCGCCGGCGTTGCGGCGTACCCGTCGCTGACGACGCTGCCCGGCCCTGTCGACCTGGTCGTGATCGCGGTTCCCGCGCCGGCGGTCGCCTCGGTGGTCGCCGACGCGGCGGTCGCCGGTGCCGGCGCCGCGGTGATTCTGAGCGCCGGGTTCGGCGAGAGCGACGGGCCGGGCCGGGACCGGCAGGCAGAACTGGTCCGCGTCGCCCGAGAGCACGGAATCCGGCTGGTCGGACCGAACTGCCTGGGTGTCCTCAACACCGCCCCGGACATCAGGCTGAACGCCGGGTTCACCCCGGTCGTGCCGCCGCCCGGTGGCCTGGCCGTGGCGTCGCAGTCCGGCGCGGTCGGCATCGCCGTGATCGAGCACGCCGCCCGCACCAGATGCGGATTGTCCGCTTTCGTCTCGCTCGGCAACAAGGCGGACGTGAGCGGCAACGACCTGCTCGCGTACTGGTTCGACGATCCGGCCACCACCGCCGTGGCGTTGTATCTGGAGTCGTTCGGCAACCCCCGCAAGTTCAGCCGGCTGGTGCGAGCTCTGGCCCGCCGCAAGCCCGTCCTCGCGGTCAAGAGCGGCCGGTCGACGGCTGGCCAACGCGCGGGTGCCTCGCACACCGCCGCGGCCGCGGTCCCGGACGTCACCGTCGACGCGTTGTTCGCGCAGGCCGGAGTGGTCCGTGCGGACAGCCTGGGCGAACTGCTCGACACGGCCCGGCTGCTCACCGACCAGCCTTTACCGACGGGCGACCGGCTCGCCGTCGTGGGCAACGCGGGCGGGCTCAACATCCTCGCCGCGGACGCCGCCGAAGCCGGGAACCTGCGGGTGCCGGCGCTGAGCGAAACGCTGCGGCAGCGGCTGACGCAGGTGGCGCCCGGCGCCGCCGGCTACGACAACCCCGTCGACCTGGGCGCCGGCGCCACCCCGCTGGCATTCGCCGAAGCCGTCCGGGCGGTGGCCACCAGCGGCGAGGCGGACGCCCTGCTGCTGGTACTCATCGCTACCCGCGCCAACGACGTACCGGCCATCCTGACCGCGCTCACCCCGGTCGTGGACGCCCATCCAGCGCTGACCGTCGCCGCGGTCGTCGTCGGCGCCCCCGGCACCGCCCCGACGCTCGGCCAGCGCCGAGTGCCCGTGTTCGACCTGCCCGAACGGGCGGTCCGGGCGCTGCGGCACGCGGCCCGCTACGCGGCCTGGCGGCGCGAGCCGCTCGGCGGCTGGCCGGCGCTGTCCGGCCTGGATACGGACGCCGCCCAGGCCTGCGTCACGGAAGGGCTCGCCGCGGGAGGCGGCTGGCAACCCTACGAGCGCGCGGCCCGCATCCTGACCGCGTACGGCATCCCGCTGTCCCCCGCCGTGACCGCTCCCGACGCCGGCACCGCGGTCGCGGTCGCCGAGCGGTTCGGCTACCCGGTCGCACTCAAGTGCGCCGACCCCGACCTGGTGCACAAGAGCGACACCGGCGGGGTCCAGCTGGCTCTGACCGACGCGGAGCAGGTACGCGGGGCGTTTGCAGGGGTGACGGCCGCGGGCCGGCCTGGGCATGGCGCCCTGGTGCAGCCAATGCTGTCCGGCGAAGTAGAGCTGAGCTGCGGCATCGTCCACGACCCGCTTTTCGGCTCGCTGGTCATGGCCGGGCTCGGCGGCGTACACACCGATGTGCTCGGCGACCGCGTATTCCGGCTGGTCCCGTTGACCGACCTAGACGCCAGGCGGATGTGGCGCTCGTTACGCGGTGCACCGCTGCTGACCGGCTACCGCGGCAGACCAGCGGTCGACACGATCGCGGTGGAGGATCTGCTGCTGCGGGTGGGCCGGCTCGCCGAGGATCTACCCGCGGTCGCCGAACTCGACCTCAACCCGGTGCTCGCGGGGTCGACCGGTGTTGTCGCCGTCGACATGAAACTGTGCCTGCGGGCCGCGACCGGTGAGCCCGACCCGATCCTGCGAGACCTGCGTCGCCCCTGA
- a CDS encoding ferritin family protein produces the protein MHDEAYAYVTYRAYASEAAHTGLGTVAKLFRKTAHQDRYEHFAELAQLTGFVRSDVDNLTETIAGEHHEATVMYPSYAQQARRDGCTAAAELFTEISGDEARHAQWFTAARDALIDPDQEQDFPVGNRVPAVSIPAGPPHCTGQTLTNLKDAMHGEAFASLKYELYAKHAQRTGHPRLAQLFTNIGSTERNEHFAEQAALAGLVQSTKENLRTAMTGEQDGATTTYPEYRDRAAQRGDVGAARLFNELARDKAEHACRLTAALAEPFLDKHGNRHP, from the coding sequence ATGCATGACGAGGCTTATGCATATGTGACATATCGCGCCTATGCATCGGAAGCGGCTCACACCGGGCTGGGGACGGTGGCCAAACTCTTCCGCAAGACCGCACATCAAGACCGGTACGAGCATTTCGCCGAGCTCGCACAGCTTACCGGCTTCGTACGCAGCGACGTGGACAACCTCACCGAGACCATCGCCGGGGAACATCACGAGGCGACCGTGATGTACCCCTCGTATGCCCAGCAAGCACGACGGGACGGTTGCACCGCCGCAGCGGAGTTGTTCACCGAAATCAGCGGTGACGAGGCACGTCATGCACAGTGGTTCACAGCCGCCCGCGACGCGCTCATCGACCCGGACCAGGAACAGGATTTCCCGGTCGGCAATCGCGTGCCCGCCGTATCGATCCCCGCCGGACCGCCGCACTGCACCGGCCAGACGCTGACCAACCTGAAGGACGCGATGCACGGCGAGGCCTTCGCCAGCCTGAAGTACGAATTGTACGCGAAACACGCCCAGCGGACCGGCCACCCGCGGCTGGCCCAACTGTTCACAAACATAGGCAGCACGGAACGCAACGAGCATTTCGCGGAGCAAGCCGCCCTCGCCGGGCTGGTGCAATCCACGAAAGAGAACCTGCGCACCGCCATGACCGGCGAACAGGACGGAGCGACGACTACCTATCCCGAATACCGCGACCGAGCCGCGCAGCGCGGCGACGTGGGCGCCGCACGGCTCTTCAACGAACTCGCCCGGGACAAGGCGGAACATGCCTGCCGGTTGACCGCTGCCCTGGCCGAACCCTTCCTCGACAAGCACGGGAACCGCCATCCGTGA
- a CDS encoding DUF2202 domain-containing protein, whose product MRSIIRRTATVVAAGALGLGGLAVAVPALAGNGPFGGPAASSTIFPGGDGPGYGMGNGYGGTHCMGAGLIAEQGALTGAQKATLASIAQREKLAHDLYAAFADRHDAAVFAHIARAETHHLTAVRTLLQRYGVADPTAQRPAGSFTDSAAQATYDRLLKQGDGSLSAALAAGAQIEHDDIAALSAALDGLDAADVEQVYSWLLAASQRHLTAFTS is encoded by the coding sequence ATGCGGAGCATCATCCGCCGTACCGCCACCGTGGTGGCGGCCGGTGCGCTCGGCCTGGGCGGGTTGGCGGTCGCGGTGCCGGCCCTGGCGGGCAACGGCCCGTTCGGTGGCCCGGCCGCGTCGAGCACGATCTTCCCGGGCGGCGACGGCCCCGGGTACGGAATGGGCAACGGATACGGCGGCACCCACTGCATGGGTGCGGGCCTCATCGCTGAGCAGGGCGCGCTGACCGGGGCGCAGAAGGCCACACTGGCGTCGATCGCGCAGAGGGAGAAGCTCGCCCACGATCTGTACGCCGCGTTCGCGGACCGCCACGACGCGGCCGTCTTCGCCCACATCGCCAGGGCCGAGACGCACCACCTGACGGCGGTGCGCACGCTGCTGCAGCGCTATGGCGTCGCCGACCCGACCGCGCAGCGGCCAGCCGGCTCGTTCACCGACTCGGCTGCCCAGGCCACTTACGACAGGTTGCTGAAGCAGGGTGACGGCAGCCTGTCCGCGGCGCTGGCCGCGGGCGCGCAGATCGAGCACGACGACATCGCTGCATTGTCGGCCGCACTCGACGGCCTCGACGCGGCCGACGTCGAGCAGGTCTACAGCTGGCTACTGGCCGCCTCACAACGGCACCTGACCGCATTCACCTCGTGA
- a CDS encoding universal stress protein, giving the protein MNANHLIVVGVDGSDGGRRALEWAVREAAGSGCAVQAVTAWSWVAIEYGPSPDEERNRATALLDREIAAVMTAVGGHHTIAAEVLEGRPADVLTAAAQAADLLVLGSHGHGRVRHTMLGSVSESCVRKAPCPVVVIPAPAGRSAPATPPVPRQTAAPA; this is encoded by the coding sequence ATGAACGCCAACCACCTGATCGTCGTGGGCGTGGACGGCTCCGACGGCGGGCGCCGGGCGCTGGAATGGGCGGTTCGTGAAGCCGCCGGCAGCGGATGCGCCGTGCAGGCGGTGACGGCCTGGTCCTGGGTCGCCATCGAGTACGGCCCGTCACCGGACGAGGAACGCAACCGGGCCACCGCCCTGCTGGACCGCGAGATCGCGGCGGTGATGACCGCGGTCGGCGGACACCACACGATCGCCGCCGAGGTCCTCGAAGGACGCCCGGCCGACGTGCTGACCGCAGCCGCACAAGCCGCGGACCTGCTGGTTCTGGGCAGTCACGGGCACGGCCGGGTGCGGCACACGATGCTCGGCTCGGTCAGCGAGTCGTGCGTCCGCAAGGCACCCTGCCCGGTGGTCGTGATCCCCGCTCCGGCTGGCCGGTCCGCCCCCGCGACGCCTCCCGTTCCGCGCCAGACGGCCGCGCCGGCATGA
- a CDS encoding endo alpha-1,4 polygalactosaminidase: MLTRRVVTLLATALLAGCQAASPIPPAPPPTRWIPPPGVTWQWQLTGKLDLTVDAQVYDVDGFNTTATEVEALHQRGRKVICYISAGSAEQFRSDAVRWPERVLGNPTGWPGERWVDIRDRDSVGPILADRMDMCRDKGFDGVEPDVMDAFTHDTGFPLTAADQVAFNHWVADLAHERGLSVGLKNDLEQISELVGAFDFAVDEECVAHAECQALRPFITAGKAVFHAEYDRSPDTFCAETRTLGLSSIRKTRALGSWRQTC, encoded by the coding sequence ATGCTGACCCGGCGGGTCGTCACGCTGCTGGCCACGGCACTGCTGGCCGGTTGCCAGGCCGCGTCCCCGATCCCGCCCGCCCCGCCGCCTACGCGCTGGATTCCACCGCCGGGCGTCACCTGGCAGTGGCAGCTCACCGGGAAGCTCGACCTCACGGTCGATGCCCAGGTGTACGACGTGGACGGCTTCAACACCACCGCCACCGAGGTGGAAGCCCTGCACCAGCGTGGCCGTAAGGTCATCTGCTACATCTCGGCCGGCTCCGCCGAGCAGTTCCGCTCCGACGCCGTCCGCTGGCCGGAGAGGGTGCTCGGCAACCCGACAGGGTGGCCCGGCGAACGCTGGGTCGACATCCGCGACCGGGACAGCGTCGGCCCCATCCTGGCCGACCGCATGGACATGTGCCGGGACAAGGGCTTCGACGGTGTGGAACCCGACGTGATGGACGCCTTCACACACGACACCGGGTTCCCGCTCACCGCCGCCGACCAGGTCGCCTTCAACCACTGGGTGGCCGACCTCGCCCACGAGCGGGGCCTGTCCGTCGGCCTCAAGAACGACCTCGAACAGATCTCTGAACTGGTGGGCGCCTTCGACTTCGCGGTCGACGAGGAATGCGTGGCACATGCCGAATGCCAGGCCCTGCGCCCGTTCATCACCGCTGGCAAAGCCGTCTTCCACGCCGAGTACGACCGGTCACCGGACACGTTCTGCGCCGAGACCCGGACTCTGGGACTCAGTTCGATCCGCAAGACCCGCGCTCTGGGCTCCTGGCGGCAGACCTGCTGA
- a CDS encoding spherulation-specific family 4 protein, whose amino-acid sequence MGPIVPAYFHPAPHPGEWRRLADAGPAVRAVVLNVADGPGARPDPALRLAAERLRVPVLGYVDTAYGQRGAHAVARDVARHLAWYRVGGVFFDQVPAGCEWLAVYRRLAAEARRQGCGTVMFHHGVYPDPRFADLADMLGVFEGPARRYLTLAPPAWARRHAAATFCHLVYETPARLFTTVLAHAATAHAGSVYLTDRGGANPWDGLPPYFPRPC is encoded by the coding sequence ATGGGACCGATCGTCCCGGCCTACTTCCATCCGGCGCCGCATCCCGGCGAGTGGCGGCGGCTCGCCGACGCCGGGCCGGCCGTCCGGGCCGTCGTCCTCAACGTCGCCGACGGGCCCGGCGCCCGCCCCGACCCGGCGTTACGTTTGGCCGCCGAGCGGCTGCGGGTGCCGGTGCTCGGCTACGTGGACACCGCCTACGGGCAGCGCGGCGCGCACGCTGTCGCCCGCGACGTCGCCCGGCACCTGGCCTGGTACAGGGTCGGTGGCGTCTTCTTCGACCAGGTCCCGGCCGGATGCGAGTGGCTGGCTGTCTACCGGCGGCTGGCCGCGGAGGCACGCCGGCAGGGCTGCGGCACGGTCATGTTCCACCACGGTGTCTACCCCGACCCGCGGTTCGCCGACCTGGCCGACATGCTCGGCGTCTTCGAGGGCCCGGCCAGGCGTTACCTCACCCTCGCGCCGCCCGCCTGGGCCCGGCGGCACGCCGCCGCCACCTTCTGCCATCTCGTGTACGAGACACCGGCGCGCCTTTTCACCACGGTGCTCGCCCACGCGGCGACCGCACATGCGGGCAGCGTCTACCTCACCGATCGGGGCGGCGCGAATCCCTGGGATGGGCTTCCGCCGTACTTTCCGCGGCCATGCTGA
- a CDS encoding universal stress protein — protein MSVQETVLVGTDGSEPALTAVRWAALEAQRRGTTLTVLHAYDEDWSAMPGLPWPHPPGDPRDHAEAVVATAREAATGAAPAITVHTVVVPGDPAATLVGHATTAGLTVVGHRGRGGFTSLMLGSVGQRVATRARCSAVVVRGRTVAFTDPVAVGADGSPAARVAMAAAFGVAHVRGAALLAVHAYREPLPSGLTGREIAAADMLDRLLDPLRKEFPDVPVGTLVHAGPAARLLVGVSHQAQLIVAGAHEAGGLPGPITWQLLHHADCPVLVAR, from the coding sequence ATGAGTGTTCAGGAAACCGTGCTGGTGGGAACCGACGGCTCCGAACCGGCACTGACCGCGGTCCGCTGGGCGGCCCTGGAGGCGCAACGGCGCGGCACCACGCTCACCGTTCTGCACGCGTACGACGAGGACTGGTCGGCCATGCCCGGTCTGCCCTGGCCGCACCCGCCCGGTGATCCCCGCGACCACGCCGAGGCCGTGGTGGCGACAGCCCGGGAGGCGGCCACCGGGGCCGCCCCGGCGATCACCGTGCACACCGTCGTCGTGCCCGGCGATCCGGCCGCCACCCTGGTGGGGCATGCCACCACCGCGGGGCTGACCGTGGTGGGTCATCGCGGACGCGGCGGGTTCACCAGCCTGATGCTCGGCTCGGTGGGCCAGCGGGTAGCCACCAGGGCCCGCTGCTCCGCGGTGGTGGTCCGCGGCCGTACCGTGGCATTCACCGATCCGGTGGCGGTCGGCGCGGACGGCTCACCGGCGGCCCGGGTCGCGATGGCCGCCGCGTTCGGCGTCGCTCACGTCCGGGGTGCCGCGCTGCTGGCCGTGCACGCCTACCGCGAGCCGCTGCCGTCCGGCCTCACCGGCCGGGAGATCGCCGCGGCTGACATGCTCGACCGGCTGCTCGACCCGCTGCGGAAGGAGTTCCCCGACGTTCCGGTCGGCACCCTGGTCCACGCGGGCCCGGCGGCCCGGCTGCTGGTCGGTGTCTCGCACCAGGCCCAGCTGATCGTGGCCGGCGCGCACGAGGCCGGCGGCCTGCCCGGACCGATCACCTGGCAGCTGCTGCATCACGCCGACTGTCCGGTTCTCGTCGCCAGGTAG